The Primulina huaijiensis isolate GDHJ02 chromosome 12, ASM1229523v2, whole genome shotgun sequence genome has a window encoding:
- the LOC140990129 gene encoding uncharacterized protein — protein MAPNMEITYTKKPSKPSMETLSRTMSDISFELKNQETLNQPEYKSTKDHLPPVSEVQDAKCECCGMSEECTPKYVKRVREKFFGRMVCGICSEAVNEEMEKNGGKREEALQAHFTTCASFNRLGRAYPVLCQAEAMREILRKSRTRAHKNGAAKNKGGIARSSSWVPTITKEMNY, from the coding sequence ATGGCCCCTAACATGGAGATTACATACACCAAAAAGCCCTCAAAACCCTCCATGGAAACCCTATCCCGGACGATGTCCGATATCTCTTTCGAACTAAAAAACCAAGAAACCCTAAACCAGCCCGAATACAAAAGCACTAAGGACCACTTACCTCCGGTATCCGAGGTGCAGGATGCAAAATGCGAGTGCTGTGGTATGTCGGAGGAGTGTACGCCCAAGTACGTGAAAAGGGTTCGTGAGAAGTTCTTTGGGCGTATGGTTTGTGGGATATGCTCCGAGGCTGTGAACGAAGAGATGGAGAAGAATGGTGGGAAGAGGGAGGAGGCGTTACAAGCACATTTCACCACTTGTGCGAGTTTCAATCGGCTCGGTAGGGCGTATCCGGTGCTTTGTCAAGCGGAGGCCATGAGAGAGATCTTGAGGAAGAGTAGGACCAGAGCTCATAAGAATGGTGCTGCAAAGAACAAAGGTGGGATCGCTAGAAGTTCAAGTTGGGTTCCGACTATTACAAAGGAAATGAATTACTAA
- the LOC140989666 gene encoding protein trichome birefringence-like 36 encodes MVKFQRSQGLYWFLFFTACFCFPYSEPSQEDDELVMVRNRLDASPESCDFSKGKWVYDRSYPLYDYYTCPYLSTAVACRRNGRPDSDYEKWRWRPDACSLPRFDSLDFLSKMRRKRIMLVGDSIMRNQWESLVCLVQSVVPSARKTVIYNGPTMSFLALDFEMSIEFCWAPFLVELRRGEGNKRILHLDLIEENAKYWRGVDVLAFDSAHWWTHSATWSSWDYVMEGNKVYEKMSPMIAYEKALTKWAKWIDLNLDPRSSRVFFRSMSPRHNRASGSKCYDQRKPFQSVNLPHVLEPLLVLQEVRRKMVFPVSIQDITTMSTLRKDGHPSIYGRALGEKNNDRLKDPTSDCSHWCLPGVPDSWNEILSAAL; translated from the exons ATGGTGAAGTTTCAGAGGAGTCAAGGCCTCTACTGGTTCCTGTTCTTCACTGCCTGCTTTTGCTTCCCCTACTCTGAACCATctcaagaagatgatgaacttGTTATGGTTCGAAACAGGCTTGATGCGTCTCCAGAAAGCTGTGATTTTAGCAAAGGAAAATGGGTTTACGATCGAAGTTACCCTCTCTATGACTATTATACTTGCCCTTACCTTAGCACGGCAGTTGCATGTCGGAGAAATGGACGTCCGGATTCTGACTATGAGAAATGGAGATGGAGGCCAGATGCTTGTTCACTTCCTAG GTTCGATTCATTGGATTTCCTTAGTAAGATGAGAAGGAAAAGGATCATGCTTGTGGGCGATTCCATAATGAGAAACCAGTGGGAGTCTCTTGTCTGTTTAGTTCAATCAGTTGTCCCAAGTGCTCGAAAGACGGTCATCTACAATGGTCCTACCATGTCCTTCCTTGCTTTA GACTTTGAGATGTCAATAGAATTTTGTTGGGCTCCGTTTCTGGTGGAACTGAGGAGAGGGGAAGGCAACAAGAGAATATTGCACCTGGATTTGATAGAAGAGAATGCTAAGTATTGGAGAGGTGTTGATGTTCTTGCGTTTGATTCTGCTCATTGGTGGACACATTCTGCTACATGGAGCTC ATGGGATTATGTGATGGAAGGAAATAAAGTTTATGAAAAAATGAGTCCGATGATTGCTTACGAGAAAGCACTCACGAAATGGGCTAAGTGGATAGATCTAAATCTTGATCCCAGAAGCAGCAGAGTCTTCTTCCGGAGCATGTCACCAAGGCATAACAG AGCAAGTGGCTCGAAATGTTACGATCAAAGGAAACCGTTCCAAAGTGTCAACCTCCCCCAtgtcctggaaccattgcttgTTCTACAAGAAGTGCGGAGAAAAATGGTGTTTCCAGTATCTATTCAAGATATAACAACAATGTCTACTCTTAGAAAAGATGGGCATCCTTCGATTTATGGCCGAGCTCTGGGCGAAAAGAACAATGACAGATTAAAAGATCCTACTTCTGACTGTAGCCATTGGTGTCTGCCTGGAGTACCTGACTCCTGGAACGAGATCCTGAGCGCCGCGCTTTGA